The Abyssisolibacter fermentans genome has a window encoding:
- a CDS encoding YwqG family protein — protein MDLNKVFNEMKKNAIKLDFTKSKEDLPIGTSKFGGKPDVPKDFKWFYYEGENFNGETQNRPLSFLAQINCEEVKKYDEDGLLPTKGILYFFYELSTMTWGFDPQDKGSAKVFYFDGYVTELNRVEFPDDMEDEFKLPEIQLDFNKKYDLPSYEEFNELCNYDNWDEYDEIRVLKGYEQEEVISKLLGYADVIQNGMLLECEKVTNGIYCGDIPQIDNEKLKCLKKNCNQWQLLFQLDTVTINDFELMFGDCGRIYFYIKKDDLKIRKFDNCWLILQCG, from the coding sequence ATGGATTTAAATAAAGTATTTAATGAGATGAAAAAGAATGCTATAAAACTTGACTTTACTAAGAGCAAAGAAGATTTACCTATTGGAACATCTAAATTTGGAGGAAAGCCAGATGTTCCAAAGGATTTTAAGTGGTTTTATTATGAAGGAGAAAATTTCAACGGTGAAACCCAAAACCGCCCATTGAGTTTTTTGGCACAAATAAATTGTGAGGAAGTCAAAAAGTATGATGAAGATGGTCTGCTTCCAACCAAAGGGATTCTTTATTTCTTTTATGAACTTTCTACTATGACATGGGGATTTGACCCACAAGATAAAGGAAGTGCTAAAGTTTTTTATTTTGATGGCTATGTAACAGAGCTTAATAGAGTAGAATTTCCTGATGATATGGAAGATGAGTTTAAGTTGCCTGAAATACAACTTGATTTTAATAAAAAATATGATTTGCCTTCTTATGAGGAGTTTAATGAATTATGCAATTATGATAATTGGGATGAATACGATGAAATAAGAGTACTAAAAGGTTATGAACAGGAAGAAGTCATTAGTAAATTATTGGGATATGCTGATGTTATACAAAATGGAATGTTACTTGAGTGTGAGAAAGTTACCAATGGAATCTACTGTGGTGATATACCGCAAATTGACAATGAAAAGTTGAAATGTTTGAAGAAAAATTGTAATCAATGGCAACTATTATTTCAGCTAGATACCGTTACAATAAATGATTTTGAACTAATGTTTGGTGATTGTGGGCGAATCTATTTTTATATAAAGAAGGATGATTTGAAAATCCGCAAATTTGATAATTGCTGGTTAATTCTACAATGTGGTTAA
- a CDS encoding Fic family protein: MFKDINKKKKRLDSLRPLPIETVKSIRKKVLLDWTYNSNAIEGNTLTLIETKVILEGITVGGKTLREHLEVVNHREAILYIEDIVKNKEELTEWQIRNIHRLILKGINDSYAGVYRDKDVLIAGASHIPPEHIMVKEKMSFFIQKYNKEFAKMHPIERASRVHADFVLIHPFIDGNGRTARLLLNFELMKNGYPPVVIKTEDRLSYYENLDKCSKMEYRDFIKMVAREVENSLDLYLKLIDK, encoded by the coding sequence ATGTTTAAGGATATTAATAAAAAGAAGAAACGGCTAGATAGTTTAAGACCATTACCTATAGAAACCGTAAAAAGTATAAGAAAAAAAGTATTATTGGACTGGACATATAATTCAAATGCAATAGAAGGAAATACCTTAACATTAATTGAGACAAAAGTTATTTTAGAAGGAATTACAGTAGGAGGCAAGACATTAAGAGAACATTTAGAGGTTGTAAACCATAGAGAAGCAATCTTGTATATAGAAGACATAGTTAAAAACAAAGAAGAGTTAACTGAGTGGCAAATTAGAAATATTCATAGACTAATACTTAAAGGAATCAACGATTCTTATGCAGGTGTATATAGGGATAAGGATGTTTTAATAGCAGGAGCATCACATATACCACCAGAACATATAATGGTAAAAGAAAAAATGTCATTCTTTATACAAAAATATAATAAAGAATTTGCAAAAATGCATCCAATTGAACGTGCAAGCAGAGTACATGCAGATTTTGTGCTTATACACCCATTTATAGATGGAAACGGAAGAACAGCAAGGTTATTGCTTAATTTTGAACTAATGAAAAATGGATATCCACCAGTTGTTATTAAAACTGAAGATAGGCTTAGCTATTATGAAAACTTAGATAAATGTAGTAAAATGGAGTATAGAGATTTTATAAAAATGGTAGCTAGAGAAGTAGAAAACAGCCTTGATTTATATTTAAAGTTAATTGATAAGTAA
- a CDS encoding nitroreductase family protein: MNFLELAKQRCTTRGFTDKKIDKNDLKLILSAGRVAPTACNKQPQRIIAVQQPDNILKVQKAYQTFGSQCVLIVCRDTRDELIRPFDQKCSGDLDIGIICDHMMLEARELNIGSVMVGLFDPEIIRKEFDIPKYIEPTALIILGYPNSGFLSPERHNKERKPLTNTVMYEKYS, translated from the coding sequence ATGAATTTTTTAGAATTAGCAAAACAAAGGTGTACAACACGAGGATTTACAGATAAGAAAATAGATAAAAATGATCTAAAATTGATTTTATCAGCAGGACGAGTTGCACCAACTGCCTGCAACAAACAGCCTCAAAGAATAATAGCAGTACAACAGCCAGACAATATACTTAAGGTGCAAAAAGCATATCAGACTTTTGGCTCACAATGTGTTCTTATAGTTTGTAGGGATACAAGGGATGAATTAATACGCCCCTTTGATCAAAAATGTTCGGGTGATTTAGATATTGGTATCATATGTGATCACATGATGCTGGAAGCAAGGGAATTGAATATAGGAAGTGTGATGGTTGGGTTGTTTGACCCTGAAATAATAAGAAAAGAATTTGATATACCAAAGTACATAGAACCTACAGCATTAATAATTTTAGGTTATCCAAACAGTGGATTTTTAAGTCCGGAGCGTCATAATAAGGAAAGAAAACCACTTACCAATACGGTAATGTATGAAAAATATAGTTAG
- a CDS encoding PdaC/SigV domain-containing protein — protein MKRIIILTSILIFTIYFTGCNKTEELDQITDDSYEISTIIYAEEDDNNNISIEYPKVSGLSDEAKQKTINDMIKAEALKVYNDYNYEDRGHLSLKIEYNITLKNGCILSIQYFGLGDAQMAPHPHKLFYTTNIDMKMGNRLRLVDLVNIEEKLVNMFINGEFKPLWPEQEELALSNYGTYEVVKESLINADSIDTMESVFSYLTNDTLGISIPAAHAIGGHAEFEIKYKYIAEYLKDDSEGWKEFMSNTEE, from the coding sequence ATGAAAAGAATTATTATACTTACTAGTATTTTAATATTCACAATTTATTTTACTGGATGCAATAAAACAGAAGAATTAGATCAAATTACTGATGATAGTTATGAAATTTCAACTATAATTTATGCTGAGGAAGATGATAATAACAATATTAGTATAGAGTATCCTAAAGTATCAGGTCTAAGTGATGAAGCTAAACAAAAAACGATAAATGATATGATAAAAGCTGAAGCTCTTAAAGTGTATAATGATTACAATTATGAGGATAGAGGTCATTTAAGTTTAAAAATTGAATACAATATTACTTTAAAAAATGGATGTATTTTAAGTATTCAATATTTTGGATTAGGAGATGCCCAAATGGCACCACACCCTCATAAGTTGTTTTATACTACAAATATTGATATGAAGATGGGGAATAGATTAAGACTAGTAGACCTAGTTAATATAGAAGAAAAGTTAGTAAACATGTTTATTAATGGAGAGTTTAAACCCTTATGGCCAGAACAAGAAGAGTTAGCCTTGAGTAACTATGGAACTTATGAGGTAGTAAAGGAAAGTCTTATTAATGCTGATAGTATAGATACTATGGAATCAGTATTTAGTTATTTAACAAATGATACACTGGGCATATCAATTCCAGCTGCTCATGCAATAGGAGGGCATGCAGAATTTGAGATTAAATATAAATATATTGCAGAATATTTAAAAGATGATAGTGAAGGATGGAAAGAATTTATGTCTAATACAGAGGAATAA
- a CDS encoding TetR/AcrR family transcriptional regulator, with product MSKIRKPVQKRSIKKTEKILNVGFELFCKKGYHNTNTIEIAKSAGVSTGALYSYFSNKRDIYIATFDQYINSFSKLLFEKLEGLQQPFNLSVFIEKWISFYVDLYATSSHALEQLRMMMLEDEEINHHFCNFENEYFEKIVKMLNQNGVTSDNLLEKVYASCILVDALNREKSAFPHDGLNFDILKSQTTKTIYYLLTT from the coding sequence ATGAGTAAAATAAGAAAACCTGTACAAAAACGATCAATTAAAAAAACGGAGAAAATTTTGAATGTTGGCTTTGAACTTTTTTGTAAAAAAGGATACCATAACACTAACACTATTGAAATTGCTAAAAGTGCTGGTGTATCAACTGGAGCTTTATATAGCTATTTCAGTAACAAACGTGATATATATATTGCAACATTTGATCAGTATATTAATTCCTTTTCTAAACTTTTATTTGAAAAACTTGAGGGATTACAACAACCGTTTAACCTTTCAGTTTTTATAGAAAAATGGATATCATTCTATGTTGATTTATATGCTACATCAAGTCATGCTTTAGAACAATTAAGAATGATGATGTTAGAAGATGAAGAAATTAACCATCATTTTTGTAATTTTGAAAATGAATACTTTGAAAAAATAGTTAAAATGCTTAATCAAAATGGTGTTACATCTGATAATTTGCTTGAAAAAGTATATGCTTCCTGCATATTGGTTGACGCTTTAAATCGAGAAAAATCGGCATTTCCTCATGATGGTTTAAACTTTGATATTTTGAAATCCCAAACTACAAAAACAATCTATTATTTGTTAACTACATAA
- a CDS encoding NUDIX domain-containing protein: MHEHGIRNAARALIIKNNKLLTIKYRKGEGDIYYTLPGGGQNSNEELSSALKRECFEELGVKIEVKDIIFVCEYIADYHDSFIHKAGFHQVDLIFECQLTSNIDILHAKSKDGNQLGYEWIDIQNIESVIMYPRGLRKFILDYYLDKNKIIYVGEME, encoded by the coding sequence ATGCATGAACATGGAATAAGAAATGCAGCTAGAGCTCTTATAATTAAGAATAATAAGCTACTAACTATAAAATATAGGAAAGGGGAAGGAGATATATATTATACACTTCCCGGCGGAGGACAGAATTCTAATGAAGAGCTTAGTAGCGCATTAAAACGTGAATGTTTCGAAGAACTAGGAGTTAAAATTGAAGTGAAAGATATTATATTTGTCTGTGAATATATTGCAGATTATCATGATTCTTTTATTCACAAAGCAGGATTTCATCAGGTAGATTTAATATTTGAATGCCAATTAACTAGTAATATTGATATCTTACATGCAAAAAGCAAGGATGGCAACCAATTAGGATATGAATGGATTGATATTCAAAATATAGAATCAGTGATAATGTATCCAAGGGGATTGAGAAAATTTATTTTAGACTACTATTTAGATAAAAATAAAATTATATATGTTGGTGAAATGGAATAA
- a CDS encoding AraC family transcriptional regulator yields the protein MEWIERLNQAINYIEEHITEEINYEQVAKVAYCSTYHFQRMFAYMANIPLSEYIRRRRMSLAAVDLQSGDEKIVDIALKYGYSSPTAFNRAFQSVHAVAPSLVKKGGISIKSYPPISFKITVKGVEELNYRIEEKEAFRIVGISQPLHKEIEKNFAIVPQMWQTAAMDGTIPKLVTMMNNQPMGLLGVSVCNDNEEWKYFIAVSTSKLIDETLEEYSVPASKWAIFTGNGKNPQSIQELEQRIVTEWLPTSGYEYANAPDIEVYLNDDPNNSQYEVWIPVIKK from the coding sequence ATGGAATGGATAGAACGTCTTAACCAAGCAATCAATTATATTGAGGAGCATATCACAGAAGAAATAAATTATGAGCAGGTAGCTAAAGTAGCATACTGTTCTACATATCATTTTCAAAGGATGTTTGCATATATGGCGAATATTCCTCTTTCAGAATATATCAGACGTAGGCGCATGTCTTTAGCTGCTGTTGACTTGCAAAGTGGTGATGAAAAGATTGTGGACATTGCATTGAAATACGGTTATTCTTCACCAACAGCATTTAACAGGGCATTTCAAAGCGTACATGCAGTTGCTCCATCTTTAGTTAAAAAAGGCGGTATTTCTATTAAATCATATCCACCTATCAGCTTCAAAATAACTGTCAAAGGAGTGGAAGAATTGAATTATAGAATAGAAGAAAAAGAGGCATTTCGTATTGTTGGAATATCTCAACCTCTACATAAAGAAATTGAAAAGAATTTTGCTATTGTGCCACAGATGTGGCAAACAGCAGCTATGGATGGTACTATTCCTAAGTTAGTTACCATGATGAACAATCAGCCTATGGGACTTTTGGGAGTAAGTGTTTGCAATGATAATGAAGAATGGAAATATTTTATTGCTGTATCGACTTCTAAGCTGATTGACGAAACCTTAGAAGAATATTCTGTGCCAGCATCTAAATGGGCAATTTTCACAGGTAATGGTAAAAATCCTCAGTCCATTCAAGAGTTAGAACAACGAATTGTAACAGAATGGCTTCCTACTTCAGGCTATGAATACGCCAATGCTCCGGATATTGAGGTTTACTTGAATGATGATCCTAATAATTCGCAATATGAAGTATGGATACCTGTTATAAAGAAGTAA